In Candidatus Bipolaricaulota bacterium, one genomic interval encodes:
- a CDS encoding glycoside hydrolase family 65 protein has translation VYTELVPAPNWTACQITVAGEPFSLTRGEILVHERTLNLRDGILHRRVRWRSPNGHTIELVSERWASMDNPHLSALRLLITALDFEGEIGLQAEINGVAESPGIIPPTEVGHCHWTWIEEGHPHPQQAFLHLQTKGSKTEIGATAHVTLEWPQEAKYTPCPCLRQPAVTTRFTLQRGETAVITKLVSLYTSHDVLNPVQEALKEINEAAKVEYSSLLSTHQKRWEKLWEDCDVKIEGDEKAQHAVRTNIYHLLIAAPYHTEWTSIPAKALTGFGYRGHIFWDTDVFMLPFFAFTQPEVARNILLYRYHTLPGAREKAQQAGYAGAMYPWESAEKGREVTPRWALSADGTPTRILCGDLEHHITADVAYGLWSYWRATGDEVFMRDYGIEILLETAAFWASRAEYNPSENRYEIRDVMGPDEYHARVDNNAFTNRMAVWNIETALTGLDWLKKRFPEKAAELTKRLGLTEEKIDHFKEVAVRMYVPHDSASGLIEQFPGFFKLRDPDLTAMRTSRKSAQALLGEKEVQRTQIIKQPDVLMLLYLLRDSYNERILRANWDYYEPRTDHDFGSSLGGAIHAALGCEVGETERAYQHFMRAALVDLEDLRGNTGDGIHAASAGGLWQALVFGFAGLRLTPEGPIAYPRLPRHWKRLRFSLRYHGRRFIFDLTPQTQGPVVPTPI, from the coding sequence GGTCTACACCGAGCTTGTGCCCGCTCCCAACTGGACAGCCTGTCAGATCACTGTGGCAGGAGAACCGTTCTCGCTGACGCGAGGAGAGATCCTGGTTCATGAACGAACCCTCAATCTAAGGGACGGGATCCTGCACAGGCGAGTACGCTGGCGCAGTCCGAACGGGCACACAATCGAGCTTGTAAGTGAGCGATGGGCCTCCATGGACAATCCCCACCTCTCCGCCCTTCGCCTCCTCATCACTGCTTTGGATTTCGAAGGGGAGATAGGACTACAAGCCGAAATCAACGGGGTAGCAGAATCTCCGGGGATCATCCCGCCCACAGAGGTAGGACATTGCCACTGGACCTGGATAGAGGAGGGCCACCCCCATCCCCAACAGGCCTTTCTACACCTACAAACGAAGGGAAGCAAGACCGAAATCGGAGCCACAGCCCACGTAACTCTAGAATGGCCTCAGGAGGCTAAATACACTCCCTGTCCTTGCCTCCGCCAACCTGCGGTCACCACTCGTTTCACCCTGCAGAGAGGAGAGACCGCGGTGATCACCAAGCTCGTGAGCTTGTATACCTCCCACGACGTTCTTAACCCTGTTCAAGAGGCACTCAAGGAGATTAACGAAGCAGCGAAGGTTGAATACTCCTCCCTCCTTTCCACCCATCAGAAGAGGTGGGAGAAGCTCTGGGAGGACTGTGACGTGAAGATCGAAGGTGATGAGAAAGCTCAGCATGCGGTGCGTACGAACATTTATCACCTTCTTATTGCCGCACCCTATCACACTGAGTGGACAAGCATTCCCGCTAAGGCACTCACGGGCTTTGGGTACCGTGGACACATCTTCTGGGATACAGACGTGTTTATGCTCCCCTTCTTCGCGTTTACCCAACCGGAGGTGGCCCGTAACATCCTTCTTTATCGCTACCATACACTCCCCGGAGCGCGGGAAAAAGCCCAGCAGGCCGGCTATGCTGGTGCCATGTACCCCTGGGAGTCAGCGGAAAAAGGGCGAGAGGTAACACCTCGATGGGCTCTATCCGCGGATGGAACCCCAACCCGTATCCTGTGTGGGGACCTGGAACATCACATCACCGCGGATGTGGCCTACGGGCTCTGGAGTTACTGGCGAGCAACCGGGGATGAAGTATTCATGCGCGACTACGGAATTGAAATCCTCCTTGAGACGGCCGCATTTTGGGCAAGCCGTGCGGAGTACAACCCTTCTGAAAACCGCTACGAGATTCGAGATGTCATGGGCCCTGACGAATACCACGCGCGCGTGGACAATAACGCCTTTACCAACCGGATGGCTGTCTGGAACATCGAAACCGCTTTAACCGGACTCGATTGGCTGAAAAAGCGGTTTCCAGAAAAAGCTGCGGAGCTCACCAAACGTTTGGGACTAACCGAAGAGAAGATCGATCATTTCAAAGAGGTGGCCGTACGCATGTACGTTCCGCATGATTCAGCATCCGGCCTCATCGAGCAGTTTCCCGGCTTCTTCAAACTCAGGGATCCAGACCTAACTGCCATGCGCACGTCGAGGAAATCAGCACAGGCTCTACTTGGTGAGAAAGAAGTTCAACGCACGCAAATCATAAAACAGCCGGATGTCCTCATGCTTCTCTACCTCCTAAGAGATTCCTATAATGAGAGGATACTGCGCGCGAACTGGGATTATTATGAGCCGCGCACGGATCACGACTTCGGCTCATCCCTCGGGGGAGCGATCCATGCCGCCTTAGGGTGCGAGGTGGGAGAGACGGAACGAGCGTACCAGCACTTCATGCGTGCAGCGTTAGTAGACCTCGAGGATCTGCGGGGAAACACAGGAGACGGGATCCACGCCGCCTCGGCCGGTGGATTGTGGCAGGCACTAGTGTTCGGTTTTGCCGGCTTACGGCTCACCCCCGAGGGACCCATCGCCTACCCGCGGCTCCCGCGTCACTGGAAAAGGCTGCGGTTTTCACTGCGCTACCACGGACGACGGTTCATCTTTGACCTTACCCCGCAGACACAGGGGCCGGTAGTGCCCACGCCCATATAG
- a CDS encoding glycosyltransferase yields the protein MRIEDYVEITGAEAIAAIYAKARPLYRQRVLHVNATYHGGGVAGMLQTIVPLMNEVGLDADWSLLYGEPALFETTKKLHNGLQGEKVTLGEEALAPYLRINKEFARYTPIFHDIVIVHDPQPLPMIRYRDKEGPWVWRCHIDISTPNEEVWNLLKPYVLRYDAVVVSSESFKKADLPVKTYVIPPAIDPFSPINRPLSPAEVEAKLAEYGIPQDKPLIVQVSRFDKWKDPLGVLEVFARVKKETDARLVMLGNMASDDPEGPRIYREVTQKANGIADVHLITKTDPLLVNALQRAAAVVLQLSLKEGFGLTVSEALWKGTPVIASRVGGIPLQIEDGKMGFLVAPTDYRAATDRILQILSNPDLAVKLGEAGREHVRAKFLMPRLLTDWLDLIGQVILS from the coding sequence ATGCGAATTGAGGACTACGTAGAGATTACCGGTGCAGAGGCGATCGCCGCAATTTATGCCAAGGCACGGCCCCTCTACCGCCAACGCGTGCTGCACGTAAACGCCACCTATCATGGGGGAGGAGTCGCCGGAATGCTCCAGACGATCGTTCCGTTGATGAACGAGGTCGGACTCGATGCCGACTGGAGCCTCCTCTACGGGGAGCCGGCGCTCTTCGAGACGACAAAGAAACTGCACAACGGACTCCAGGGGGAGAAGGTCACCCTCGGCGAGGAGGCCCTCGCCCCTTATCTCCGGATAAACAAGGAGTTTGCCCGTTACACCCCGATCTTCCATGACATCGTCATTGTCCATGACCCCCAACCACTGCCGATGATCCGCTACCGCGACAAGGAAGGGCCGTGGGTGTGGCGCTGCCACATCGATATCTCCACCCCGAACGAGGAAGTGTGGAACCTGCTCAAACCGTATGTTCTCCGTTATGACGCGGTGGTCGTTTCATCCGAGTCGTTCAAGAAAGCCGATCTCCCGGTTAAGACCTATGTCATCCCCCCGGCGATCGATCCATTCTCCCCGATCAATCGTCCCCTGAGTCCGGCTGAGGTGGAGGCTAAACTCGCCGAATATGGAATCCCGCAAGACAAACCGCTCATCGTCCAAGTCTCCCGATTCGACAAGTGGAAGGACCCGTTGGGGGTGCTCGAGGTCTTCGCCCGCGTGAAGAAGGAGACGGACGCGCGGTTGGTGATGCTGGGGAACATGGCGAGCGACGACCCGGAGGGGCCAAGGATCTACCGCGAAGTGACGCAGAAGGCAAACGGGATAGCCGACGTCCATCTTATCACCAAGACCGATCCATTGCTGGTAAACGCACTGCAGCGGGCGGCGGCGGTGGTCCTTCAGCTGTCGCTCAAGGAGGGGTTTGGGCTCACTGTTTCCGAGGCGCTGTGGAAGGGGACCCCGGTCATCGCAAGCCGGGTCGGTGGAATCCCTCTTCAGATCGAAGACGGCAAAATGGGATTCCTAGTCGCCCCGACCGACTACCGCGCCGCCACCGACCGCATCCTGCAGATCTTGAGCAATCCCGATCTTGCGGTGAAACTCGGGGAAGCAGGACGTGAGCACGTGCGCGCCAAGTTCCTCATGCCGCGGCTTCTCACCGACTGGCTCGATCTCATCGGGCAGGTTATCCTTTCTTGA
- the galT gene encoding galactose-1-phosphate uridylyltransferase, with amino-acid sequence MPELRRGPITDRWVIIAPERAKRPSDYHTEGNDKSERSPHNCPFCPGNEEMTPPEIHRITGEDGSWRVRVVPNKFPAMQDYPELGRTAVNGIYDRMNGIGTHEVVIETPSHDQEIPDLPVEQVKLIVDAYVLRLQELMKNDWYRYVLLFKNHGKRAGASLSHPHSQIIATPVIPRQVRDRLQTAREYYERKERCLFCDVMLMELKSGERIIEATDEFVVFTPYDSRFPFELVIYPRKHAHEFTQICEEQRWALARILKRTLFRLNRLLGDPPYNLVLHNSPNPIPRPGKPGYWATLQYDYHWRIAIIPRLTTVAGFEWGTGLYINPMPPEDAARYLREVEVPED; translated from the coding sequence GTGCCTGAACTTAGACGTGGACCGATAACTGATCGTTGGGTGATCATCGCTCCGGAGCGGGCGAAGCGTCCATCCGACTATCATACTGAGGGGAACGATAAATCAGAACGCTCTCCGCACAACTGCCCGTTCTGTCCGGGGAACGAGGAGATGACTCCCCCGGAGATTCACCGCATAACAGGAGAAGACGGAAGCTGGCGGGTGCGGGTGGTGCCGAACAAGTTTCCTGCGATGCAGGACTACCCGGAACTCGGACGGACAGCCGTGAATGGGATCTACGATCGCATGAACGGGATCGGAACCCACGAGGTGGTGATCGAGACCCCTTCCCATGATCAGGAGATCCCCGACCTCCCGGTAGAACAGGTCAAGCTGATCGTCGATGCCTACGTCCTGCGGTTGCAGGAGCTCATGAAAAACGATTGGTATCGCTACGTTCTTCTGTTCAAGAACCACGGCAAACGGGCCGGTGCCTCGCTCTCCCATCCCCACTCCCAGATCATCGCCACCCCGGTCATCCCGCGTCAGGTACGCGACCGCCTCCAGACGGCGCGGGAATACTACGAGCGGAAGGAACGCTGTCTGTTCTGCGATGTGATGCTCATGGAGCTTAAGTCCGGGGAGCGGATCATCGAGGCGACGGACGAGTTCGTCGTCTTCACCCCATACGACTCGCGGTTTCCGTTCGAGCTGGTGATCTACCCGCGCAAACACGCGCACGAGTTCACCCAGATCTGCGAGGAGCAGCGGTGGGCGCTGGCCCGCATCCTCAAGCGGACCCTATTCCGGTTGAACCGTCTCTTGGGGGATCCTCCGTACAACCTGGTCCTGCACAACTCTCCCAACCCGATCCCGCGGCCGGGGAAGCCGGGGTACTGGGCGACGCTGCAGTACGATTACCACTGGCGGATTGCGATCATCCCCCGTCTCACCACGGTGGCCGGGTTCGAGTGGGGTACGGGACTGTACATCAACCCGATGCCGCCGGAGGACGCGGCCCGCTATCTGCGGGAGGTGGAGGTCCCGGAGGATTGA